One Oncorhynchus keta strain PuntledgeMale-10-30-2019 unplaced genomic scaffold, Oket_V2 Un_contig_18937_pilon_pilon, whole genome shotgun sequence genomic window carries:
- the LOC127920321 gene encoding proline-rich protein 2-like — protein sequence MQTVDRWLASVQASQPHSAWLAWIINVILHSQVLYCLLTLIVLVVMYFLWQVTQGRKRLIMSLREQIVNEGKDKAFLLKRLQCLQRQGAGRPRPQVHFEEEKPTRPESGQLREEARPPPSFQHPSPPMEAPSVFTRPPWDSSPRLGRAQPPSPRGGASPRGSPGRRRTPASRQACWVEEERPAPPPPDPLWPVRGRGWLQGRPHGGPRLEPLPAREVPVLPGSVPESAPPPPRRPGSSRAEVNQGQHQS from the exons ATGCAGACTGTAGACCGGTGGCTAGCCTCCGTTCAGGCCTCTCAGCCCCACTCTGCCTGGCTGGCCTGGATCATCAACGTTATACTTCACAGTCAAGTCTTATACTGCCTCCTAACACTCATAGTACT GGTGGTGATGTACTTCCTGTGGCAGGTGACTCAGGGTCGTAAACGTCTCATCATGTCTCTACGGGAACAGATCGTCAAC GAGGGGAAGGACAAGGCCTTTCTCCTCAAGAGGTTACAGTGTCTACAGAGACAGGGAGCAGGCAGACCTAGACCACAG GTGCACTTCGAGGAGGAGAAACCGACCAGGCCAGAGTCAGGGCAGCTTAGAGAAGAAGcacgccctcctccctccttccaacACCCATCCCCCCCCATGGAGGCCCCCTCCGTGTTCACGCGGCCTCCCTGGGACAGCTCCCCCAGGCTAGGTAGAGCCCAGCCCCCCAGCCCCCGTGGTGGAGCCAGCCCCAGAGGCAGCCCTGGTCGCCGCCGGACCCCAGCCAGCAGGCAGGCgtgctgggtagaggaggagcgaccagcccctccccctccagatCCACTGTGGCCAGTCAGGGGTAGAGGATGGCTTCAGGGAAGGCCCCACGGGGGGCCCAGATTGGAGCCGCTGCCTGCCCGCGAGGTACCCGTCCTGCCTGGGTCGGTGCCTGAGAGCGCCCCCCCTCCCCCACGGAGACCAGGGTCCAGCAGAGCAGAGGTGAACCAGGGACAACATCAGTCCTAG